The following proteins are co-located in the Paludibaculum fermentans genome:
- the eat gene encoding ethanolamine permease: protein MKTTYTAADAAYLEQRQLRRHARVLHLWALGVGAVISGDFFGWNFGLAAGGFGGMLVAVVIVTLMYSGLCFSIAEMSPALPHTGGAYSFARTAMGPWGGYITGLAENMEYILTPAVIVVGIGGYLGAIFGTPREFAPLWWLACYAVFVALNVWGVELSFRFSVVITLAALAVLLVFWIGAMPHFDLARWSGDWFPVGGAGVLSAMPFALWFYLAIEQLPLAAEESHDPKRDMPRGLLWGLATLVLCAFLTLFLSAGIAPGAKAVGASSEPLFLGFQTIFGKGAGTRVLSLVACTGLIASFHTIIFAYGRQIYSLSRAGYFPRWLSVTHGQRRTPHRALVAGAALGFCAALAIHLTPQNSPVGAILLNMAVFGAVLAYILQMVSFLMLRSKFPLLERPYLSPLGRSGAILAMLIAAVTLLALFFNSEYNKGVWGAAVWFFLGILYFWLHARHRLILAPEEEFAAQAGEEA, encoded by the coding sequence TTGAAAACCACCTACACGGCCGCCGACGCGGCCTATCTGGAACAACGCCAACTCCGCCGCCATGCGCGCGTCCTGCACCTGTGGGCGCTTGGCGTTGGCGCCGTCATTTCCGGCGACTTCTTCGGCTGGAACTTCGGTCTCGCCGCCGGCGGATTCGGCGGCATGCTCGTCGCGGTCGTCATCGTCACGCTGATGTACTCCGGCCTGTGCTTCTCGATCGCGGAGATGTCTCCGGCCCTGCCTCATACCGGCGGAGCCTACTCGTTCGCGCGCACGGCCATGGGCCCGTGGGGCGGCTACATCACCGGGCTCGCCGAGAATATGGAGTACATCCTCACCCCCGCGGTCATTGTCGTGGGCATCGGCGGCTACCTGGGCGCCATTTTCGGCACTCCGCGTGAATTCGCGCCGCTGTGGTGGCTTGCCTGCTATGCCGTGTTCGTCGCCCTGAACGTGTGGGGTGTTGAACTCTCCTTCCGCTTCTCCGTCGTCATCACCCTGGCCGCGCTGGCTGTCCTGCTGGTCTTCTGGATCGGCGCCATGCCCCACTTCGACCTCGCCCGGTGGTCCGGCGACTGGTTCCCGGTTGGCGGCGCCGGTGTCTTATCCGCCATGCCCTTTGCGCTGTGGTTCTATCTCGCCATTGAGCAACTGCCGCTGGCGGCGGAGGAGAGTCACGATCCCAAGCGCGACATGCCTCGCGGACTGCTGTGGGGTCTCGCCACCCTGGTCCTCTGCGCCTTCCTCACGCTGTTCCTCAGCGCCGGCATTGCCCCCGGAGCCAAGGCCGTGGGCGCGTCGAGCGAACCACTGTTCCTCGGCTTCCAAACCATTTTCGGCAAAGGAGCCGGCACCCGCGTCCTCTCGCTGGTCGCCTGCACCGGCCTCATCGCCAGCTTCCACACGATCATCTTTGCCTACGGACGCCAGATCTATTCGCTGTCCCGCGCCGGCTACTTCCCCCGCTGGCTCTCGGTCACTCACGGCCAGCGCCGTACGCCCCACCGGGCCCTTGTGGCCGGAGCCGCTCTTGGTTTCTGCGCCGCCCTGGCGATCCACCTTACGCCGCAGAACAGTCCGGTGGGCGCCATCCTGCTCAACATGGCCGTCTTCGGAGCCGTTCTCGCCTACATCCTGCAGATGGTCTCGTTCCTGATGCTGCGGTCGAAGTTTCCGCTGCTGGAGCGCCCCTACCTGAGCCCGCTGGGCCGCTCCGGCGCCATTCTGGCCATGCTGATCGCCGCCGTCACGCTGCTGGCCCTGTTCTTCAATTCGGAGTACAACAAAGGCGTGTGGGGCGCGGCCGTGTGGTTCTTCCTGGGCATCCTCTACTTCTGGCTGCACGCGCGTCATCGCCTGATCCTGGCCCCGGAAGAGGAGTTCGCGGCGCAAGCCGGAGAGGAAGCATGA
- a CDS encoding CTP-dependent riboflavin kinase, whose product MPLLYCKPVSGLGIFGYWIGQLGDHYERKTGMHLYSGTLNLELPESDSLPPNPLRPEAHEYGGRVSVNIVPCLILGRPAFLLLTDQNEIGTGHHPRNLIEIATDLGLRDAYSLRDGDPIEVEIP is encoded by the coding sequence ATGCCACTCCTGTACTGCAAACCAGTAAGCGGTTTGGGCATCTTCGGCTACTGGATCGGACAACTGGGGGACCACTACGAGCGCAAGACCGGCATGCACCTCTACTCCGGCACTCTCAACCTTGAGCTACCCGAGTCTGATTCGCTGCCACCCAATCCCCTTCGCCCGGAAGCGCATGAGTATGGCGGCCGCGTCTCTGTGAACATCGTGCCCTGCCTCATTCTCGGACGGCCCGCCTTCCTCCTCCTCACAGACCAGAACGAAATCGGAACCGGCCACCATCCGCGCAACCTCATCGAAATCGCCACGGACTTAGGCCTGCGCGATGCCTATTCACTGCGGGATGGCGATCCGATCGAAGTCGAGATTCCATAG
- a CDS encoding RHS repeat protein, which translates to MLKAPVCLSYNIGGTVVKSQTVGGIAVDYSMTSASHYTMPSVVTPNGESNLASSSQFNTFLGLSSTTGPNSATAAFTYDSMTRPSTTTSALGAVTNYAYTNAVVAGPSSTLATSTATTNGKWVRTTVDGLGRPVKVERGNGSTVVSIVDTEYGPCACSAVGKVKRVSQPYVTGGTVYWTQYEYDARGRTTKVTPPLNAGYTTYLYVGNTVKVTDPAGRYKIHTVDVMGNLTKVSEKNPAGGSDLDTFYTYNMADKLTQVSMTRGSTTQLRTFGYDSAFRLQTETKPETGTTTYTYDSMGRLATKVDAKNQKVENVYDAYGRVTMVKRYPVSTGAEDVNQRTTNTYDYDGAGSSTRNIWGRLAAVSIPNAVTEHYSYTAAGLLTSKASDFGGTSYMTPTVDYSYDNEGKVTQLVYPQYGRQNTPTTYDIFPRLTLNYGYDAMGQLQKVTSGSGPGVDLVNSATYNPAGQMLSSMRATSVSVAYPTDLPTGASLGLETFQYNGRNQLTEQTGLGTDINYWYSSTANDGRLAQKHNWVTGEEENYTYDPLGRRASPHEGVYCAVPVPLRVRRNPAWALASVLLDCVPEGAARRSDFLVDGVCYPWWRAVRYVSDLSEPGVLESGCGSDANQCPDCAAALPRGDRPSPVSIRGAGCGRARERSSCCLDGHILHRWPLLIE; encoded by the coding sequence ATGCTTAAGGCGCCAGTTTGCCTCAGCTACAACATCGGCGGAACCGTGGTGAAATCGCAGACTGTGGGCGGGATCGCCGTGGACTATTCGATGACGTCGGCCAGCCACTACACGATGCCTTCGGTGGTGACCCCGAATGGCGAGTCAAATCTGGCGAGCAGCAGCCAGTTCAATACCTTTCTGGGGCTGAGTTCGACGACGGGGCCGAACTCGGCGACCGCGGCGTTCACCTATGATTCAATGACCCGGCCGTCGACCACCACGTCGGCGCTTGGGGCGGTGACGAATTACGCGTACACCAATGCCGTTGTCGCTGGACCCTCATCCACGCTGGCGACCAGCACGGCAACGACCAATGGGAAGTGGGTACGGACGACGGTCGATGGTTTGGGCAGACCGGTGAAGGTGGAACGCGGCAATGGCAGCACCGTTGTGTCGATTGTCGATACCGAGTACGGGCCGTGCGCGTGCTCTGCCGTGGGCAAGGTGAAGCGGGTATCGCAGCCTTATGTCACGGGCGGAACGGTCTACTGGACGCAGTACGAGTATGACGCGCGGGGCCGAACGACGAAGGTGACTCCGCCGTTGAATGCCGGCTACACGACCTATCTCTATGTTGGCAACACGGTGAAGGTGACCGATCCAGCAGGCCGCTACAAGATCCACACGGTGGATGTGATGGGGAACCTGACGAAGGTTTCGGAGAAGAATCCGGCCGGCGGATCGGATCTGGACACCTTCTACACGTACAACATGGCGGACAAGCTGACGCAGGTGTCGATGACTCGCGGATCGACAACGCAGTTGCGGACGTTTGGGTATGACTCGGCATTCCGGCTGCAGACGGAGACGAAGCCGGAGACGGGCACCACCACCTACACGTATGACTCGATGGGACGGCTGGCGACCAAGGTGGACGCGAAGAACCAAAAGGTCGAGAATGTCTATGACGCGTATGGACGCGTGACGATGGTGAAGCGGTATCCGGTGTCGACTGGGGCGGAAGACGTGAACCAGCGGACTACGAACACGTACGACTACGACGGAGCCGGTTCTTCCACGCGCAACATCTGGGGGCGGTTGGCTGCCGTATCGATTCCGAACGCGGTGACGGAGCACTATAGCTACACGGCGGCGGGGCTGCTGACGAGCAAGGCTTCTGACTTCGGCGGGACTTCGTACATGACGCCGACGGTCGACTACTCTTATGACAACGAGGGCAAGGTGACCCAGTTGGTCTACCCGCAATACGGGCGCCAGAACACCCCCACGACTTACGACATCTTCCCGAGGCTGACGTTGAACTACGGCTACGACGCGATGGGCCAACTGCAGAAGGTCACGTCGGGCAGCGGCCCGGGCGTGGACTTGGTGAACTCAGCCACTTACAATCCCGCGGGGCAAATGCTTTCATCGATGCGGGCCACTTCAGTCAGCGTGGCTTACCCGACGGATCTGCCTACGGGTGCGAGCCTGGGGTTGGAGACGTTCCAATACAACGGCCGGAATCAGTTGACGGAGCAGACGGGCCTGGGCACGGACATCAATTACTGGTACTCGTCGACAGCCAACGATGGGCGGCTGGCGCAGAAGCACAACTGGGTGACGGGGGAAGAAGAGAATTACACGTATGACCCGTTGGGGCGGAGGGCGAGTCCGCATGAAGGCGTGTATTGCGCTGTTCCTGTTCCTTTACGGGTTCGTCGGAACCCTGCTTGGGCTCTTGCTTCAGTTCTTCTGGATTGCGTCCCAGAAGGCGCTGCCAGGCGATCTGACTTTCTGGTTGACGGTGTTTGTTATCCATGGTGGCGTGCTGTGCGCTACGTTTCAGATCTATCCGAGCCGGGAGTTCTGGAGTCCGGTTGTGGCTCCGACGCGAACCAATGTCCGGATTGCGCGGCTGCTCTTCCTCGTGGCGATCGTCCATCTCCTGTTTCGATTCGTGGCGCCGGTTGTGGCAGGGCGCGGGAACGATCCTCTTGCTGTTTGGATGGTCATATCCTGCATCGATGGCCTCTTCTTATTGAGTAG
- a CDS encoding DUF6788 family protein produces MLQSLPDLEDQKRALARAISALGDFRPGSITGIVRRCGKPTCHCARPGDPGHGPNLRLTYKLQGKTFTESLPTPVAVRKAEAEIAEFRKFQELNHAFVQVSEQICRLRPVQETLTPQEKKRPMRSRAKSPRK; encoded by the coding sequence ATGCTCCAATCCTTGCCGGATTTGGAAGATCAAAAACGCGCCCTGGCGCGCGCCATCTCTGCGTTGGGCGATTTCCGGCCCGGGTCCATCACCGGCATCGTCCGCCGCTGCGGCAAGCCCACTTGCCATTGCGCACGTCCCGGCGATCCGGGACACGGTCCCAACCTGCGTCTCACCTATAAACTCCAGGGCAAGACCTTCACCGAATCCCTGCCAACGCCCGTCGCCGTGCGGAAAGCCGAAGCCGAGATCGCCGAGTTCCGCAAGTTTCAGGAACTCAATCACGCCTTCGTGCAAGTCAGCGAGCAGATCTGCCGCCTGCGGCCGGTGCAAGAGACTCTCACGCCGCAGGAAAAAAAACGGCCGATGCGATCCAGAGCGAAGTCGCCCAGGAAGTAG
- a CDS encoding ISKra4 family transposase gives MQVVFSGLRKSERVDLEAVETLVRRSMHRAGATMLGRLLSEPAAPTDRPSCGCGHRARYHDTRARQLLTMLGPVEFQRGYYLCPHCHQGQSPRDRELDVEGTGFSPGVRRMMAAVGSETSFEQGREQLELLAGLEVTSKSVERQSEAIGADIEAGDRKEIRRAKQLELPEVCTLAVPVFYIEMDGTGIPVTVKERAGRAGKTEGQPARTREVKLGCVFTQTTTDEDGRPIRDPDSTSYVAALETAEEFGLRLYTEAWRRGWSGARQKAVLGDGAVWIWNLAEQHFPGAIQIVDLYHARQHIWELAAKLFPNDERTRKRWAALCVDRLDTGKIEALVKILRQLRPDSDKLAQDVDNDADYFERNAERMRYPKFRAQGLFVGSGVVEAGCRTVVGKRLKCSGIFWTVRGANAILALRCCRLSSRFEDYGESRSRAA, from the coding sequence CTGCAGGTCGTCTTCAGCGGCCTCCGCAAGTCCGAGCGAGTCGATCTGGAGGCCGTCGAAACACTGGTGCGCCGATCGATGCACCGTGCCGGCGCCACAATGCTCGGACGTCTACTGTCGGAACCGGCAGCCCCGACGGACCGCCCATCATGTGGGTGTGGACACCGGGCGCGCTATCACGATACCCGCGCGCGCCAGTTGTTGACCATGCTGGGGCCGGTCGAATTTCAGCGCGGCTACTATCTCTGCCCGCATTGCCATCAGGGCCAGAGCCCGCGCGACCGGGAACTGGACGTGGAAGGCACGGGGTTCTCGCCCGGTGTGCGGCGCATGATGGCCGCCGTGGGCTCGGAGACCAGCTTCGAGCAGGGCCGCGAGCAGTTGGAGCTGCTGGCCGGATTGGAAGTAACCTCCAAGTCCGTCGAGCGCCAATCGGAAGCTATCGGCGCCGATATCGAAGCCGGCGACCGGAAAGAGATCCGCCGCGCCAAACAACTGGAACTGCCCGAGGTCTGCACCCTCGCCGTGCCGGTCTTCTACATCGAAATGGACGGCACCGGGATACCGGTGACGGTCAAGGAGAGAGCGGGCCGCGCCGGTAAGACCGAGGGCCAACCGGCTCGCACGCGCGAGGTCAAGCTCGGCTGCGTATTCACCCAGACCACCACGGACGAGGACGGACGGCCCATCCGTGATCCAGACTCGACTTCCTATGTCGCCGCCCTCGAGACGGCCGAAGAATTCGGCTTACGCCTGTACACCGAAGCCTGGCGGCGCGGCTGGAGCGGGGCGCGGCAGAAAGCCGTGCTCGGCGACGGCGCAGTCTGGATCTGGAATCTCGCCGAACAGCACTTTCCTGGTGCAATCCAGATTGTGGACCTCTATCACGCTCGGCAGCACATCTGGGAACTGGCCGCCAAACTCTTCCCCAACGACGAGCGAACGCGCAAACGATGGGCGGCCCTCTGTGTGGACCGACTCGATACAGGCAAGATCGAAGCGTTGGTGAAGATCCTGCGGCAGCTGCGCCCGGACAGTGACAAACTCGCCCAGGATGTCGACAACGACGCCGACTACTTCGAACGCAACGCCGAGCGCATGCGTTACCCGAAGTTCCGTGCCCAAGGTCTGTTTGTCGGCTCTGGCGTCGTCGAGGCCGGCTGTCGAACGGTGGTCGGCAAGCGCCTCAAGTGCTCCGGCATATTCTGGACCGTCCGTGGCGCCAACGCCATACTCGCCTTACGCTGTTGCCGACTCAGCAGCCGCTTCGAAGATTACGGGGAATCCCGATCACGCGCCGCTTGA
- a CDS encoding RHS repeat-associated core domain-containing protein gives MTLNYGYDAMGQLQKVTSGSGPGVDLVNSATYNPAGQLLSSMRATTVGVSSTTDLPTGASLGLETFQYNGRNQLTEQTGLGTDINYWYSSTANDGRLAQKHNWVTGEEENYTYDSLGRLATAYTTGTQWGLSFVYDGFGDRLQQNVTKGTAPSTVQTVDTATNRLNGAGFGYDSNGNMTGWSTPSGSVTASYDIENRMTQIVTPSVTETYKYGPGNLRVKKLQGGNWTYTVYGQGGEVLGTYSVCTVSGSPFLCQAKLRVYFGGRLVLNGWTGVKPDRLGSPDGTHGRVYPYGEVSGAVTVDQDETFTTYKRDVYTGLDYAQNRYYASAWGRFTSADPYRASGGPEDPGSWNRYAYVVGDPISRYDPFGLDWWDAGSNTLHGDSDTNNGGQAGNSQAVGGSGVSAKLMPDASMGEGVGGSGSTSLETGGDGNESIWKPAGYNGASEALSKKDCYEMFGFKSAQDAQGAFGKVSFEQKYLGQLLVTPGPNGGTKVAQGTPPPAQAKGNIVSVNYNYNWFDFSAIDAKDAASGSAQTFNYLGVMSAELGVSLTTSGLASLILLHEFKHTNLGGNAPQEASNRDFNLPAYEKCIK, from the coding sequence TTGACCCTGAACTATGGGTACGATGCGATGGGGCAGTTGCAGAAGGTGACGTCGGGGAGCGGTCCGGGCGTGGACCTGGTGAACTCGGCCACTTACAATCCTGCCGGGCAATTGCTTTCGTCGATGCGTGCGACTACGGTGGGTGTGAGTTCCACAACGGATCTGCCTACGGGTGCGAGCCTGGGGTTGGAGACGTTCCAGTACAATGGGCGGAATCAGTTGACGGAGCAGACGGGCCTGGGCACGGACATCAATTACTGGTACTCGTCGACAGCCAACGATGGGCGGCTGGCGCAGAAGCACAACTGGGTGACGGGGGAAGAAGAGAACTACACGTACGATTCGCTGGGCCGGCTGGCGACGGCGTACACGACGGGGACGCAGTGGGGGTTGTCTTTCGTGTACGACGGATTCGGCGATAGGCTGCAGCAGAATGTGACGAAGGGGACGGCTCCTTCGACGGTGCAGACGGTGGATACGGCGACGAACCGGCTGAATGGGGCGGGTTTTGGCTACGACTCGAATGGGAACATGACGGGGTGGTCGACGCCGTCGGGGTCGGTGACGGCGTCGTATGACATCGAGAACCGGATGACGCAGATTGTGACTCCGAGCGTCACAGAGACGTACAAGTATGGTCCAGGGAACCTGCGGGTGAAGAAGTTGCAGGGCGGGAACTGGACGTACACAGTGTATGGCCAAGGCGGCGAGGTGTTGGGGACTTATTCAGTGTGCACGGTGTCCGGTTCACCATTCCTGTGCCAGGCGAAGCTGCGGGTGTACTTCGGCGGGCGCTTGGTGCTGAATGGGTGGACGGGCGTGAAGCCGGACCGGTTGGGGAGCCCTGATGGGACGCATGGGCGGGTGTATCCGTACGGGGAGGTCTCGGGGGCGGTGACGGTGGATCAGGACGAGACGTTCACTACGTATAAGCGGGATGTTTATACCGGGTTGGATTATGCTCAGAACCGGTATTATGCGTCGGCCTGGGGGCGGTTTACTTCGGCGGATCCTTATCGGGCTAGCGGGGGGCCGGAGGATCCGGGGAGTTGGAATCGGTATGCCTATGTTGTTGGTGATCCAATCAGTCGCTACGATCCCTTCGGGCTAGATTGGTGGGACGCTGGATCGAACACCCTGCACGGTGACTCAGATACCAACAACGGCGGACAAGCTGGGAATTCCCAGGCAGTTGGCGGTAGCGGAGTTTCGGCGAAACTAATGCCCGATGCATCTATGGGTGAGGGAGTAGGCGGAAGCGGGTCGACTAGCCTAGAAACGGGAGGAGACGGCAATGAATCTATTTGGAAGCCGGCGGGCTATAACGGCGCGTCTGAGGCGCTGTCGAAAAAGGACTGCTACGAGATGTTCGGCTTCAAATCTGCCCAAGATGCGCAAGGTGCATTTGGGAAGGTCTCGTTCGAGCAAAAATACCTAGGACAGCTGCTCGTCACACCAGGTCCGAATGGCGGGACGAAGGTCGCCCAGGGTACGCCACCTCCTGCGCAAGCGAAAGGGAACATTGTTTCTGTGAACTACAATTACAATTGGTTTGATTTTAGTGCAATTGATGCGAAGGACGCAGCTTCCGGTAGTGCGCAGACTTTCAATTATCTAGGTGTAATGAGCGCTGAGCTTGGGGTGAGCCTGACAACATCAGGCCTCGCTTCACTCATCCTGCTTCATGAGTTCAAGCACACTAATCTTGGAGGAAATGCGCCTCAGGAAGCAAGCAATAGGGATTTCAATCTTCCCGCTTACGAGAAGTGTATAAAATGA
- a CDS encoding WD40/YVTN/BNR-like repeat-containing protein has product MWLRTFATLVVVVFPWPERAQRASPLTELTFESDLPDLSAWHKIQLADGGEPWLLSRSGLWRKAGNDASWLPVRVEVNGSPCRRIWDAQWFDQSGIVLCENSLLFTRDLGRSWNELPPVPAGHGHGEINGLEFKRHGRVGWVYGGVYRPAKSDEDAPNNAISVDAQGVRSILEPAIFFTDDLGMHWVRQRLPALEDTYRITGLSFVDEAHGVALMESGTLFTTDGGRQWQRSSVDGPACGSRSQRSEATFRLVYLVSESHGFLSADDGSVFRTTDGARTWCQVAPSHTIRSQSSPEPSYFLSFGFLTRYTGWGVDMSGGLLETRDGGRSWTLLSGKGAANFEQVLLLNETEGWVLTDRTLLRFRTTP; this is encoded by the coding sequence ATGTGGCTGCGTACATTTGCGACGTTGGTAGTTGTTGTATTTCCGTGGCCCGAGCGAGCTCAGCGGGCTTCTCCATTGACTGAACTCACCTTCGAGAGTGACTTGCCGGACTTGTCCGCATGGCACAAGATACAGCTTGCGGATGGTGGAGAGCCTTGGCTCCTATCAAGATCCGGGCTTTGGCGCAAAGCGGGGAACGATGCATCATGGTTGCCGGTCAGAGTTGAGGTCAATGGATCCCCATGCCGTCGTATCTGGGATGCACAGTGGTTTGATCAATCCGGCATTGTGCTCTGTGAAAATAGCTTGCTATTTACCCGTGACTTAGGCAGAAGCTGGAACGAGCTTCCCCCAGTGCCAGCGGGACACGGCCACGGCGAGATCAACGGACTGGAATTCAAGCGGCACGGTCGAGTTGGCTGGGTCTACGGGGGGGTGTACCGGCCTGCGAAGTCTGATGAGGATGCTCCGAACAACGCCATCAGCGTAGATGCGCAAGGGGTCAGGTCGATTCTGGAGCCTGCGATCTTCTTCACCGACGATTTGGGCATGCACTGGGTACGGCAGCGCTTACCGGCGTTGGAGGACACCTACCGGATCACGGGTCTCTCTTTCGTCGATGAGGCTCACGGTGTCGCTTTGATGGAGTCGGGCACGCTATTCACAACCGACGGCGGCAGGCAGTGGCAGCGAAGCAGCGTGGATGGACCAGCGTGTGGATCCAGGAGTCAGCGCTCTGAGGCTACGTTTCGGCTTGTGTATCTGGTGAGCGAATCGCATGGCTTCCTGAGTGCCGATGATGGCTCAGTTTTCCGCACAACAGATGGAGCAAGGACATGGTGTCAGGTGGCACCAAGTCATACGATTCGATCGCAGTCTTCACCTGAGCCCAGCTATTTTCTATCCTTCGGCTTCCTCACTCGCTATACGGGGTGGGGCGTGGATATGTCTGGTGGGTTGTTGGAAACTCGGGATGGCGGACGAAGTTGGACCCTCCTGTCGGGTAAGGGAGCTGCGAATTTCGAGCAGGTGCTATTGCTGAATGAGACGGAAGGCTGGGTACTGACAGACCGGACATTGCTCCGATTTCGAACGACACCGTGA
- a CDS encoding RHS repeat-associated core domain-containing protein, with translation METFQYSGRNQLTEQTGLGTDINYWYSATANDGRLAQKHNWVTGEEENYTYDSLGRLATAYTTGPQWGLSFVYDGFGNRLQQNVTKGPAPSTVQTVDTATNRLNGAGFGYDSNGNMTGWSTPSGSVTASYDIENRMTQSVTPGVTETYKYVPGNLRVRKSQGSSWVYTVYGQGGEALGTFTGCSVGGVSFLCDAKLRVYFGGRLVLNGWTGVKPDRLGSPDGTHGRVYPYGEVSGSVSVDQDETFTTYKRDVGTGLDYAQNRYYASAWGRFTTADPYRASGGPEEPGSWNRYSYVGSDTVNFTDRQGTNRAALDTNLENVCMFSATTWDELACRESSGLGGDGGGGGAGGCSIGMDFLSTGVSDFDCGSPEPYKPEAPAWECPSNFQAWIDAHGADALATGLSEANVLTAAAIESGWGNGDFAKNGNSFFNLETVWKPGTRMPGPKYAYQSSTHPWMQASEMITKGRFKGYYALVASYNSAADSFKSFAATDGKYLIGVTDPKQFASILVAHGINAGSASYFGSFEKTFQDCLNSH, from the coding sequence TTGGAGACGTTCCAGTACAGTGGGCGGAATCAGTTGACGGAGCAGACGGGCCTGGGCACGGACATCAATTACTGGTACTCGGCGACAGCCAACGATGGGCGGCTGGCGCAGAAGCACAACTGGGTGACGGGGGAAGAGGAGAATTACACCTACGATTCGCTGGGGCGGTTGGCGACGGCGTACACGACGGGCCCGCAGTGGGGATTGTCTTTCGTGTATGACGGATTCGGCAACAGGCTGCAGCAGAATGTGACGAAGGGGCCGGCTCCTTCGACGGTGCAGACGGTGGATACGGCGACTAACCGGCTGAATGGGGCGGGGTTCGGCTACGACTCGAATGGGAATATGACGGGGTGGTCGACGCCGTCGGGGTCCGTGACGGCCTCGTATGACATTGAGAACCGGATGACGCAGAGTGTGACTCCGGGTGTGACGGAGACGTATAAGTATGTTCCGGGGAATTTGCGGGTGAGGAAGTCGCAGGGGAGTTCGTGGGTGTACACGGTGTATGGGCAGGGTGGTGAGGCGCTGGGGACGTTCACGGGCTGTTCGGTGGGTGGGGTGTCGTTCCTGTGCGATGCGAAGCTGCGAGTGTATTTCGGTGGACGGCTGGTGCTGAATGGGTGGACGGGCGTGAAGCCGGACCGGCTGGGGAGCCCGGATGGGACGCATGGCCGGGTGTATCCGTACGGGGAGGTTTCGGGGTCGGTGTCGGTGGATCAGGACGAGACTTTCACTACGTATAAGCGGGATGTTGGGACTGGGCTGGATTATGCTCAGAACCGGTATTACGCGTCGGCTTGGGGGCGGTTTACGACGGCGGATCCGTACCGAGCTAGTGGGGGACCGGAGGAACCTGGATCCTGGAACCGGTATTCGTATGTAGGAAGTGACACCGTTAACTTCACCGATCGGCAGGGGACCAATAGGGCTGCTCTCGACACCAATTTAGAGAATGTCTGTATGTTCTCGGCCACCACGTGGGATGAGTTAGCCTGCCGGGAAAGTTCCGGATTGGGTGGAGATGGGGGAGGTGGCGGGGCTGGAGGCTGTTCGATCGGGATGGATTTCTTGAGCACTGGAGTCAGCGATTTCGATTGTGGAAGTCCGGAGCCCTACAAGCCTGAAGCTCCGGCGTGGGAGTGTCCATCTAACTTCCAGGCCTGGATAGACGCCCACGGAGCTGACGCGCTTGCCACGGGGCTATCTGAGGCGAACGTCTTAACGGCTGCGGCGATCGAGTCAGGATGGGGGAATGGCGACTTCGCAAAAAACGGCAATAGTTTCTTTAATCTCGAGACAGTTTGGAAGCCAGGAACACGAATGCCGGGTCCCAAGTACGCCTATCAGTCCTCAACCCACCCATGGATGCAAGCAAGCGAAATGATCACAAAAGGGCGGTTCAAGGGTTATTACGCTCTTGTGGCGAGTTACAATAGTGCCGCGGACTCGTTCAAATCATTCGCTGCAACTGACGGGAAGTATTTGATCGGCGTAACGGACCCCAAACAGTTTGCCAGTATACTAGTAGCTCACGGGATAAACGCCGGTTCAGCCAGCTACTTCGGCAGCTTCGAGAAGACCTTTCAGGACTGCCTCAATTCACACTAG